Proteins encoded by one window of Tubulanus polymorphus chromosome 7, tnTubPoly1.2, whole genome shotgun sequence:
- the LOC141908660 gene encoding uncharacterized protein LOC141908660, producing MADNIEKIGNSSNMDTENQNGEDEHLWRDIDKNALDVDLIHQKITKIRDLAFLTRVETLSVRQNLVTKIENLEPLTTLSELDLYDNQITNIEGVDTLTNLRHLDVSFNRIGKIENLDNLNLVELYLVHNKLSTIENIGHMLNLTMLELGDNKIRKIENLSALVHLEKLYLGKNKITQIEGLDSLKNLRVLSLQSNRILKIEGLEKLENLQELYLSHNGIEDITGLENNINLSTLDLANNKIRKISNVGHLIEIEEFWFNDNQIDSWDDLNELKTMKSLDTIYLERNPIWFDATNPRQGNPMYRRKIMMYLPWVKQIDATLTH from the exons ATGGCTGACAACATCGAGAAAATCG GAAACTCGAGTAATATGGATACTGAGAATCAGAATGGTGAAGATGAACATCTATGGAGAGACATTGATAAAAATGCTCTG GACGTTGACTTGATACACCAGAAAATAACTAAAATTAGGGATCTCGCTTTCTTGACCCGTGTAGAG aCCTTATCTGTGCGACAAAATTTAGTgactaaaatcgagaatttggAACCGTTGACAACTTTGTCCGAGCTTGATTTATACGATAATcagattacaaatattgaaggAGTCGATACACTTACAAACTTACG GCATCTGGACGTCTCATTCAATCGAATTGGAAAGATAGAAAATTTAGACAACTTGAATTTGGTTGAACTTTATCTCGTGCACAATAAACTATCAACAATTGAGAATATCGGACACATGCTCAACCTGACCATGTTAGAGCTTGGAGATAACAAAATAAGG aaaatcgaaaatttatCGGCGCTTGTGCATCTGGAGAAGTTATATTTAGGGAAGAACAAAATCACGCAAATAGAAGGACTTGACAGCTTAAAAAATCTTAGAGTACTCAGTTTGCAA AGTAACCGTATATTGAAAATAGAAGGACTCGAAAAACTAGAAAATCTACAGGAATTATACCTAAGTCATAACGGTATCGAAGATATTACTggtttagaaaataat atTAATCTTTCAACGCTCGACTTGGCGAATAACAAAATCAGGAAAATATCAAACGTCGGTCACTTGATTGAAATAGAGGAATTTTGG tttaacGATAATCAAATCGATTCTTGGGACGATTTAAACGAACTGAAAACGATGAAATCGTTGGATACGATTTACCTCGAACGTAATCCGATTTGGTTCGATGCGACGAACCCGCGACAGGGAAACCCGATGTATCGTCGTAAGATAATGATGTATTTACCGTGGGTGAAGCAGATCGACGCCACGTTAACTCATTGA
- the LOC141909269 gene encoding transient receptor potential cation channel subfamily M member 8-like — translation ILVREKGRSENIQTPSIGAAAMASCHCDEEFMRRNQVLQDLLPAGYDFRVCSFESCDDGFVASIFMKITTKEGALEWLADFEQSSKTTWRKDKTYPRETGANLYRVDLRCQHNTKPKNELANLKLSSKNTNCPAKLNIVVKKSKMRNGRKSRSKHAHITNGYFMRVHLSFKHNHLIDSPDTYRKRDVNAETIDKLKQLYAAGHSPTSASDVIRFHLEDRFYDDYFMKSSDRAVNPDFGFCYRLYSKIYGHPYKAPDKENLLIELEETLKTYCTEHGVHPEQFAKVRITHDGETCLAICTPLMFRVHQKWDTSCEMVFVYSPPPASNVDRHAHKVFLLLTYSPLGALPLGVVVTTSDSVDTLIFAFDLYKSLLTDNDFYSRGESGPVLFITDNHEALRTALRNAWPTALLFLCVIHLLQGMRRWLWNGGATIGIDANARAEILYRLRDMLYPENDEQLDEIYAESVARWSHEYPRLVEQLRDIYDDRATWANNYSEPMMRIVKDKIFERLKQFNMIQLIDVITTRWDCDLKKRLIDAANKRLAPNPKYFPVDAEINEDAIIQVTNKIFKVPSFRKPGMIYDVDMEFGLCTCTIGSTGGPCKHQGIVMTKYGVKTFDSESEILRFEQQQFYEIATGDPDFVVNNDENVNERNHVDLKADFKSGNERSTGCESEDELSLVLESLDDVFKNIKQNVLRNPDVFLEPVRNFVKTYLEESPITALQLAETLAAPSSLTTTTTTNGESVGVRSVVKRRRVDSQREISISIGVTFNNEYDDGTVNSHAATMYNKVGPLHQRQEWKIKKKVCARYVFAKSTQNSEEVCACGHLRTAHSRKTLEKSCREDAKNDWSPENDTYNEPTDAYGEIEFIGFNQRIGKYCRVACDSRMDDMKSLLFDQWNLKTPNLIISVTGGARSFKMKPRLKEMFQRGLMKVASTTGAWIITGGNHSGVMKHVGEAVREYSITHTSKTQIVCIGIAPWGYVSNQSDLINPHGLWPAKYRMEANIQRRGEIPLDCNHTHFILVDNGTKNQAATEIQFRAELENFISTMKTNTGCDKVPIVCVLLEGGPGSLETVYRAINVGTPAVIVQGSGRMADLLAFAYSNSTEKKIDNEGITDTQCGSEIDKDLENVLLERLEMECPKHVRDKDLWKNKYLVFIKDCLNKRDMLTVFQVSENDSAGTSLSIDLAILKALLKANKNQMLDQLRLALAWNRVDIAQMEIFTDHKDIPPEQLEEVLQMALMLDRVDFVRLLLENGVNIHEFLTIERILNLYNHLPKNSLLYCLLSKCRQDEVVTLKAVGKLISELIGDFYKPLYLRDSRYDISVKTTAELITSKCELQTTSFRETDRPTSFDNPTRELFVWSVLLNRQKMANLFWEEGKDKIAAALTASKLLKSLKKRTDDSELKKTISTAALHFEELAIGVLNECYTDDSRKAQKLLTRRLNLYGNTTCLLLAVKANNKNFISHPCCQLLLNNIWMGDLDEETESWRICLCVVCPLFVMSRNVINFSEDQRSFNSLGDRYMSFFQAPVITFMYNCISYLMFLLLFTYVVLFDFSAHGPGVAEIVLTVWIGSFLAEEIRQLVTDESSHNAQLKLRSYVKNGWNILDMLGIGLFVATVALRYVENTETFTAARIILSFDLMMYFFRVLHIFYARKSLGPKLVMIGKMTIDLTYFVVILMVFVLAYGLASQAILYPNAPLNAEIVISVLRKSYFQMYGELFLEEIEGQDVCTSNRTLWMNGPLPRCPEYISTIIVPILLGMYILFTNVLMFNLLIAIFSYTFNRIQENTDRYWNFQRYFLIHEYRNRPPIPPPGVLICHVSIAVKSLVNFLRSSSREKSMKKMKRTTEDASDECKQLLLWENINCEEYLHRLRRNKNDSLENRLNETMKKVEQLSQRMYSIQEFAQTVKVGGGGKITDVTVNSVTPAANTSLSEFRLATDAKLDLIIQTLKNLGDEKRKRKKEKKRHAEQLEQLSENISSVRLQDTSAEQ, via the exons ATTCTGGTGCGAGAGAAGGGTCGCTCCGAGAATATTCAAACACCGAGTATTGGCGCTGCTGCAATGGCGTCCTGTCATTGCGATGAAGAATTTATGCGGCGAAATCAGGTTTTACAG GACTTGTTACCAGCCGGATACGACTTCCGTGTTTGTTCGTTTGAATCATGCGATGATGGTTTTGTCGCGTCGATCTTCATGAAAATCACGACGAAAGAGGGCGCTCTGGAATGGTTGGCAGATTTCGAGCAGTCGTCGAAAACTACGTGGCGAAAGGATAAAACATACCCTCGTGAAACCGGCGCCAATCTATACAGA GTTGATCTTCGTTGTCAGCACAATACGAAGCCCAAAAATGAGCTAGCCAACTTGAAACTCTCGTCAAAAAACACAAATTGTCCGGCGAAATTGAACATTGTTGTGAAAAAGTCCAAGATGAgaaatggaagaaaatcaag ATCGAAACACGCTCACATAACCAACGGTTATTTCATGCGCGTTCATTTATCGTTCAAACATAATCATCTGATTGATTCACCGGATACGTATCGTAAACGTGATGTTAACGCTGAAACTATCGATAAATTAAAACAGCTTTACGCCGCCGGACATAGCCCGACTTCAGCCTCAGACGTCATCAGATTCCATCTCGAAGATAGATTCTACGAcgattatttcatgaaatcgtCGGATAGAGCGGTAAATCCGGATTTCGGTTTCTGTTATCG GCTGTACAGTAAAATATACGGTCACCCGTACAAGGCTCCGGATAAAGAGAATTTATTAATAGAACTCGAAGAAACGCTTAAAACGTATTGTACGGAACACGGCGTTCACCCGGAACAATTTGCTAAAGTTCGTATAACGCACGACGGTGAAACTTGTCTAGCTATATGTACGCCGTTGATGTTTCGCGTTCACCAAAAATGGGACACATCTTGCGAAATGGTGTTTGTTTATTCGCCACCGCCGGCGTCGAACGTCGATCGTCACGCTCATAAAGTATTCTTACTGTTAACGTATTCACCTCTCGGCGCGTTGCCACTCGGCGTCGTCGTGACTACGTCAGACAGCGTCGACACGCTGATATTCGCGTTCGACTTATACAAATCACTGCTGACCGATAATGATTTCTACAGTCGAGGAGAAAGTGGACCGGTATTATTTATCACAGACAACCACGAGGCGTTGAGGACGGCTTTACGTAACGCGTGGCCGACTGCGTTGTTGTTTCTATGCGTGATTCATCTGTTGCAGGGAATGCGCCGTTGGTTGTGGAATGGCGGCGCCACGATCGGTATCGACGCCAACGCGCGCGCCGAGATACTCTATCGATTACGTGACATGTTGTATCCGGAAAACGACGAACAACTCGACGAGATTTACGCGGAATCGGTCGCGAGGTGGTCGCACGAGTATCCGCGATTAGTCGAACAGTTACGGGATATCTACGACGACCGCGCCACCTGGGCGAATAACTACAGCGAACCGATGATGCGTATCGTGAAAGATAAAATCTTCGAACGtttaaaacaattcaatatgaTTCAGTTGATAGACGTTATTACAACGCGATGGGACTGCGATTTGAAGAAACGATTGATCGATGCAGCCAACAAACGACTTGCGCCGAATCCGAAGTATTTCCCCGTCGATGCAGAAATCAATGAGGATGCAATTATCCAG GTTAccaataaaatattcaaagtgCCTAGTTTTAGAAAACCAGGGATGATTTACGACGTTGATATGGAATTCGGGCTTTGTACGTGTACGATCGGCAGCACTGGTGGACCTTGTAAGCACCAAGGCATCGTTATGACGAAATACGGCGTTAAAACCTTCGATTCAGAGTCCGAGATTCTTCGGTTTGAACAACAGCAGTTTTATGAAATTGCGACAG GAGATCCAGATTTCGTAGTGAACAATGATGAGAATGTAAATGAACGCAATCACGTCGACCTGAAAGCTGATTTTAAGTCTGGAAATGAACGTTCTACCGGTTGTGAGTCGGAAGATGAACTTTCTCTCGTTTTGGAATCATTAGATGACGtatttaaaaatataaaacagaaCGTCTTGCGGAATCCCGATGTTTTTCTGGAGCCGGTTCGCAATTTCGTGAAAACGTACCTCGAAGAATCTCCAATCACCGCTCTTCAACTGGCGGAAACGTTAGCAGCGCCTTCATCGctaacgacgacgacgacaacaaATGGTGAATCGGTCGGAGTTCGGTCTGTTGTTAAACGCCGACGCGTTGACTCGCAA AGAGAAATTAGTATCTCAATCGGTGTAACA tttaaCAATGAATATGATGATGGCACAGTGAATTCACACGCCGCAACTATGTATAATAAAGTTGGGCCTCTTCACCAACGACAG GAATggaaaattaagaaaaaagtTTGTGCCAGATATGTGTTTGCAAAATCAACTCAAAATTCAGAAGA GGTTTGTGCTTGCGGTCATCTTCGAACTGCCCACAGCAGAAAAACACTGGAAAAATCGTGTCGTGAAGATGCAAAAAATGATTGGAGTCCAGAGAATGATACGTACAATGAGCCAACTGATGCATATGGTGAAATAGAATTTATCGGATTCAATCAGCGAATTGGAAAG TATTGTCGAGTGGCGTGTGATTCACGGATGGATGATATGAAGAGTTTACTTTTCGACCAATGGAATCTGAAAACACCGAATTTAATCATATCGGTAACAGGTGGTGCGAGAAgttttaaaatgaaaccacGTTTAAAGGAAATGTTTCAGCGTGGACTAATGAAAGTAGCAAGTACAACAG GTGCGTGGATTATAACAGGAGGCAATCATTCTGGAGTGATGAAACATGTCGGTGAAGCGGTCAGGGAATACAGTATAACTCATACCAGTAAAACACAAATAGTTTGCATAGGTATCGCGCCGTGGGGATACGTATCAAACCAATCGGATCTCATTAATCCACAC GGTTTATGGCCCGCTAAATACAGAATGGAAGCAAACATCCAGCGACGCGGTGAAATTCCGCTTGATTGTAATCATACACATTTTATACTCGTCGATAATGGCACAAAAAATCAAGCTGCGACTGAAATTCAGTTCCGCGCTGAATTAGAAAACTTTATATCGACGATGAAAACCAACACCGGTTGTG ATAAAGTACCGATCGTTTGTGTTTTACTGGAGGGTGGTCCCGGCTCACTGGAGACTGTTTATAGAGCCATCAatgtaggaacaccagcagtCATAGTACAG GGTTCAGGGCGTATGGCAGACTTGTTAGCTTTCGCATATTCAAATTCgacagaaaagaaaattgataatgaaggaATAACTGATACGCA GTGTGGTAGCGAGATAGATAAAGATCTGGAAAACGTGTTGCTCGAAAGACTGGAGATGGAATGTCCGAAACATGTCCGCGATAAAGATTTGTGGAAAAATAAATACCTTGTATTTATCAAAGACTGTCTCAATAAACGCGATATGTTAACCGTGTTTCAAGTTTCTGAAAACGATTCTGCTGGGACGagtttatccattgatttagcgattttaaaagcacttttAAAAG ctaacaaaaatcaaatgttgGATCAATTACGTTTGGCCCTCGCTTGGAATCGTGTGGACATTGCGCAGATGGAAATATTTACTGATCATAAGGATATTCCT CCCGAACAATTGGAAGAAGTCCTGCAGATGGCTTTGATGTTGGATCGAGTTGACTTTGTTCGTCTGCTGCTAGAGAACGGTGTCAACATTCATGAATTTCTTACGATTGAACGAATTCTCAACCTTTACAACCAC CTTCCAAAGAACAGTTTGTTGTACTGTTTACTCAGTAAGTGCAGACAAGATGAG GTTGTCACTTTGAAAGCAGTTGGTAAACTGATTTCTGAGCTTATAGGAGACTTCTACAAACCACTTTACCTGCGAGATTCCAGGTACGATATTAGCGTGAAGACAACAGCTGAACTGATCACCAGTAAATGCGAGTTGCAGACCACGAGTTTTCGAGAAACCGATCGTCCTACGAGTTTTGATAATCCGACGCGAGAGTTGTTTGTTTGGAGTGTGTTACTCAATAGACAAAAAATGGCCAATTTGTTCTGGGAGGAAGGCAAG GATAAAATAGCTGCAGCTCTGACGGCATCAAAACTgctgaaatcattgaaaaagaGAACTGATGATTCTGAGTTAAAGAAAACGATATCCACAGCCGCTCT tcattTTGAGGAGTTAGCCATCGGTGTTTTGAACGAATGCTACACCGATGACAGTAGAAAAGCTCAAAAACTGCTGACAAGGCGTTTGAATCTTTACGGTAACACTACGTGTTTACTGCTGGCAGTCAAAGCAAATAACAAGAATTTCATCTCGCATCCGTGTTGTCAACTTCTGCTGAATAATATCTGGATGGGTGACCTAGATGAGGAAACGGAATCATGGAGG ATATGTTTGTGTGTCGTGTGTCCTCTGTTCGTAATGTCGCGTAATGTAATCAACTTCAGCGAAGACCAACGATCGTTTAATTCGCTCGGTGATCGGTACATGTCATTCTTCCAAGCCCCAGTTATAACGTTCATGTATAACTGT ATATCATACCTAATGTTTCTGTTACTGTTCACGTATGTGGTGCTATTCGATTTCTCCGCTCACGGACCCGGCGTAGCGGAGATCGTCTTGACCGTCTGGATCGGTTCGTTTCTCGCCGAGGAAATACGTCAACTCGTAACCGACGAATCGAGCCACAACGCGCAATTGAAATTACGCAGTTACGTGAAAAACGGTTGGAACATATTGGACATGTTGGGTATCGGGTTGTTCGTAGCGACGGTGGCTTTACGATACGTCGAAAATACAGAGACGTTTACAGCCGCGCGAATCATCTTATCTTTCGATTTGATGATGTACTTCTTCCGTGTTTTGCACATATTCTACGCTCGCAAATCACTCGGCCCAAAACTCGTCATGATCGGAAAAATG ACGATAGATTTGACCTACTTCGTTGTGATATTGATGGTATTTGTTTTGGCGTATGGACTCGCGTCTCAGGCCATTCTTTATCCGAATGCTCCGTTGAACGCAGAGATCGTTATATCTGTTCtacgaaaatcatattttcaaatgtatgGTGAATTGTTTCTCGAAGAAATAGAAG GACAGGACGTATGTACTAGTAACCGGACTCTGTGGATGAATGGTCCATTACCTCGATGTCCTGAATACATATCAACTATCATCGTTCCAATACTATTGGGAATGTATATTCTATTCACCAATGTTCTGATGTTCAATTTGTTAATTGCTATATTCAG TTACACGTTTAATCGAATCCAAGAGAATACTGACAGATATTGGAATTTCCAACGTTATTTCCTCATCCACGAGTACCGTAATCGTCCACCGATACCGCCACCTGGTGTACTGATATGTCATGTCTCTATCGCAGTTAAATCGCTCGTGAATTTTCTTCGCAGTTCATCGCGGGAGAAGTCAATGAAAA